A part of Pungitius pungitius chromosome 15, fPunPun2.1, whole genome shotgun sequence genomic DNA contains:
- the LOC119209876 gene encoding alpha-amylase: MKLFILVALFGLGLAQHNPNTKHGRTSIVHLFGWRWADIAAECERFLGPNGFGGVQISPPTEHIVLDSPWRPWWQRYQPVSYNLCSRSGSESELRDMINRCNNVGVNIYVDIVINHMCGSGGGEGTHSSCGTWFSATKKNFPSIPYSQTDFNDHKCKTSNGEIQNYDDANQVRDCRLVGLLDLALEKDYVRSKTADLLNKLIDMGVAGFRVDACKHMWPGDLSVVYGRMHNLNTKWFPGGSRPFIFQEVIDLGGESISSREYVHLGRVTEFKYGAKLGTIFRKWNGEKLSYTKNWGEGWGFMSNGNALVFVDNHDNQRGHGAGGASIVTFWDARLHKMAVGYMLAHPYGFARVMSSFRWDRHFVNGKDQNDWMGPPSHSDGSTKSVPINADQTCGDGWVCEHRWRQIKNMVIFRNVVNGQPHSNWWDNQSNQVAFGRGNRGFIVFNNDDWNLDVTLNTGMPGGTYCDVISGEKKGSSCTGKQIQVGGDGRAHFKISNRDEDPFVAIHADSKL, encoded by the exons ATGAAGTTGTTTATTCTGGTGGCTCTGTTTGGCCTCGGCCTCGCCCAGCATAACCCCAACACCAAGCACGGCAGGACCAGCATCGTGCACCTGTTTGGATGGCGCTGGGCCGACATTGCTGCAGAGTGTGAGCGCTTTTTGGGTCCTAATGGCTTTGGTGGAGTTCAG ATCTCTCCTCCAACTGAGCACATAGTGCTGGATAGTCCCTGGAGACCGTGGTGGCAAAGATACCAACCAGTCAGCTACAACCTGTGCTCCAGATCAGGCAGCGAGAGCGAGCTGAGAGACATGATCAACAGATGCAACAACGTTGGG GTCAATATCTATGTGGACATTGTCATCAACCAcatgtgcggctccggcggtgGAGAGGGAACCCACTCTTCATGTGGAACCTGGTTCAGTGCTACCAAGAAGAACTTCCCCAGTATCCCATATTCCCAGACCGACTTCAATGACCACAAATGCAAAACTAGCAATGGGGAAATTCAGAACTATGATGATGCCAATCAG GTGCGTGATTGTCGTCTAGTGGGTCTGTTGGACCTCGCCTTGGAGAAAGATTATGTCAGGAGCAAGACGGCCGACCTTCTGAATAAGCTGATTGACATGGGAGTCGCCGGATTCAGAGTGGACGCCTGCAAGCACATGTGGCCCGGTGACCTGTCTGTCGTCTACGGCCGTATGCACAACCTCAACACTAAGTGGTTCCCTGGTGGCTCCAGACCCTTCATCTTCCAGGAG GTTATTGATTTGGGAGGTGAGTCCATCTCGTCTAGAGAGTACGTCCATCTGGGAAGGGTGACTGAGTTCAAATATGGTGCCAAACTGGGAACTATTTTCAGGAAGTGGAATGGCGAGAAGCTGTCTTACACCAA GAACTGGGGAGAGGGATGGGGTTTCATGTCCAACGGCAATGCTCTGGTCTTCGTTGACAACCACGACAACCAGAGAGGccatggtgctggtggtgcatCCATCGTTACCTTCTGGGACGCCAGGCTTCACAAGATGGCTGTCGGCTACATGCTGGCTCACCCTTACGGATTTGCCAGGGTGATGTCTAGCTTCCGCTGGGACCGCCACTTCGTCAACGGAAAG GATCAAAATGACTGGATGGGCCCTCCCAGCCATAGTGATGGATCCACCAAGTCTGTTCCCATCAACGCTGACCAGACTTGTGGAGATGGATGGGTTTGTGAGCACAGATGGCGTCAGATCAA GAACATGGTTATTTTCCGCAACGTGGTCAACGGACAGCCTCATTCCAACTGGTGGGACAACCAGAGCAACCAGGTTGCCTTTGGACGTGGTAACCGGGGTTTCATCGTCTTCAACAATGATGACTG GAACCTGGATGTGACCCTTAACACTGGCATGCCCGGAGGCACCTACTGCGATGTCATTTCTGGTGAGAAGAAGGGAAGCAGCTGCACTGGGAAGCAGATCCAGGTTGGTGGTGATGGACGCGCCCACTTCAAAATCAGCAACAGAGATGAAGACCCTTTCGTTGCTATACATGCTGATTCTAAGTTGTAA